TAAATCCTGGGATAAATAAGTATGGAGTCCTTCCAGCTCCTTCGGCACTTGCTTCGTCTCTTTCTTGAGTATTGAGGCATATGTCTGTTGGACATTTCGGAGCAGATTCTTTTGACAACCTGAAAGCAGTGCGCAGCAGCTCAATAGACCGGTCAAAATCAGGTATGCATAGAGACGCTGATGTGTGACTGGTCGTTCTGACAAACAGTTTCTGCTATGAAGGCCAGACTGCATTTGAGGAGTAGGAGTAAAGACAGAGAAAGAAATGGTGGGAGAGACAGAGAGAATGGAGGGTAGGATCCTATCAAAAATCAAAAAATGGCAGAAGAGCATTCTGATCCTGATCAGTGGGAAGAGACTGGAATACAGGGGAAACTGATATCTGAGTCAAAAACCTGCTTGTCTGTTTTATGTAATTTATCTTTGCTGGGGACTCGAATGGTGTATATATGTTTTGAGTTAAGATAATTTGATTCGCTTGAAGTCTTGTTTTTAGTCTGTCATGCTCATGTTCTATTTTACTCAAACTAGCAGAGATGACATTTTAAATTTGGGGAGAACAAGATAGATGTTACCTAAGATGATCAAAGCGTCCGTGATCGTATTTGTTTTTAGTTGCATTCCGATCGCACAAGGAGAGGAAAAAGTACGATCTGGTAAACAGCAAGCAGCTGAGCTCAATACGACCATTCCAGTCAAAATGGACTATCTGGTTTATTTACCCGAAGATTATGAGCAAAAGGAAAAGTGGCCTTTACTATTATTTTTGCATGGAGCGGGTGAACGCGGTGATAATCTTGATCTGGTGACCATTCATGGTCCTCCAAAGCTGGTTAAAAATGGTAAGCAGTTTCCCTTCATTGTTGTCTCCCCTCAATGTCCGAAAGAACAACTTTGGCAGCCGGTTGAATTAACGGCGTTATTGAACGAAGTGGAAAAAAAGTATCGTGTTGATAAAGATCGCATTTATGTATCAGGATTGAGTATGGGAGGTTTCGGGACCTGGGCGTTGGCTGCTTATACTCCTTACCGGTTTGCAGCTCTGGTTCCCATTTGTGGTGGTGGTGAAAAATTTTGGGTCAAAAAAATCAAACATGTTCCCATTTGGGTCTTTCATGGTGCAAAAGATACAGCCGTACCTCTTAGTCGCTCAAAAACATTGGTGGATGTATTGAAAAAAGCGAAAGCAGATGTGACTTTCACGGTCTATCCGGAGGC
The Gimesia aquarii DNA segment above includes these coding regions:
- a CDS encoding prolyl oligopeptidase family serine peptidase codes for the protein MLPKMIKASVIVFVFSCIPIAQGEEKVRSGKQQAAELNTTIPVKMDYLVYLPEDYEQKEKWPLLLFLHGAGERGDNLDLVTIHGPPKLVKNGKQFPFIVVSPQCPKEQLWQPVELTALLNEVEKKYRVDKDRIYVSGLSMGGFGTWALAAYTPYRFAALVPICGGGEKFWVKKIKHVPIWVFHGAKDTAVPLSRSKTLVDVLKKAKADVTFTVYPEAGHDSWTETYNNPKVYEWLLQQKRKPEAEVRAAEKKEAAERKAKRAAAKKKK